A genomic stretch from Taeniopygia guttata chromosome 9, bTaeGut7.mat, whole genome shotgun sequence includes:
- the HRG gene encoding histidine-rich glycoprotein: MLLLASAFFLTLLQCFNAQNEISFTPADCNTIETDAGVALDLVNRHRRDGYVFGLFRVADAHELHLGNSTVLYLTLDVLETECSVLSRRHWESCEYSNTYPMDFGQCKIITYTNHLLKKPQLYGFNCTLSPVPLDLVECKDCPVKLESLEVTEQHKDIAAKALKKFNSEGNHTNNFAVDKVERILKMTASREGHIVGFSIKETNCSKSMQETDQALECDFLHDWHAHTGFCKARIISDADEADGTDISCEIYHPWHHGCGRRWKHSAPGHPHRHPHCHHHFGHRHHHKHHHRHECHPSSQSRPEDPEHNPKSSKEVQDKGPSSPPPPHDEPDQDHPTAPPHGPDHDHPPHHHGPPCPLPHGPGHQHPPHHHGPPCPPPHGPDHDHPPHHHGPPCPPPHGPDHDHPPHHHGPPCPPPHGSDHDHPPHHHGPPCPPPHGPGHHHPPHHHGPPCPPPHGPGHHHPHHHHGPPCPPPHGPDHDRPPHHHGWHCPPPPGHPPHHCHHYYRHHHNKTSISGKYFPCHVTGAVYRIPVPNQQHSLTPPIANFPELSQCNLHFSSTGSKLKEMAEAPGFPDLPTQSKSCPGKPKLDLPNILPLFPYSLVTENSPI, encoded by the exons ATGCTGCTTCTAGCTTCAGCTTTTTTTCTAACACTACTGCAGTGCTTTAACGCCCAAAATGAAATAAGCTTTACACCTGCAGACTGTAACACCATTGAAACAGATGCAGGAGTGGCCCTGGATTTGGTCAACAGGCATCGCAGAGATGGTTATGTTTTTGGTTTATTCCGTGTTGCTGATGCACATGAACTACATTTA GGAAATTCAACAGTCCTCTACTTAACTTTGGATGTGCTGGAAACTGAATGCTCTGTCTTATCCAGAAGACACTGGGAGTCCTGTGAATACAGCAACACCTATCCAATG gaCTTTGGGCAATGTAAGATTATCACATATACAAACCATCTGCTGAAGAAACCTCAACTATATGGATTTAATTGTACATTAAGTCCAG TTCCACTTGACTTAGTTGAGTGCAAAGATTGTCCTGTGAAACTTGAATCCTTAGAAGTCACCGAGCAACATAAAGATATTGCTGCAAAGGCCCTGAAGAAATTCAACAGTGAAGGCAACCACACAAATAACTTCGCTGTGGATAAAgttgaaagaattttaaagatg ACTGCCTCCCGTGAAGGTCACATTGTAGGATTCTCTATAAAAGAGACCAACTGTTCAAAATCTATGCAGGAAACAGATCAGGCATTGGAATGTGATTTCCTGCATGACTGGCATGCT CACACCGGATTCTGCAAGGCAAGAATTATCAGCGATGCAGATGAAGCTGATGGAACAGATATAAGCTGTGAAATCTACCATCCCTGG CACCATGGCTGTGGGCGAAGATGGAAACATTCAGCTCCGGGACATCCACACAGACATCCCCACTGTCATCATCATTTTGGTCACAGACATCACCATAAGCATCACCATAGACATGAATGCCACCCCTCTTCTCAGTCCAGACCTGAAGACCCTGAGCataaccccaaatccagcaaGGAAGTTCAAGACAAAGGACCttcttctccccctcctccccatgATGAACCAGATCAGGACCATCCTACTGCACCTCCTCATGGACCAGATCATGACCATCCTCCTCACCACCATGGACcaccctgtcccctgcctcatGGACCAGGTCACCAGCACCCTCCTCACCATCATGGACCACCCTGCCCTCCTCCTCATGGACCGGATCATGACCATCCTCCTCACCATCATGGGCCACCCTGTCCTCCTCCTCATGGACCAGATCACGACCATCCTCCTCACCACCATGGACCACCCTGTCCTCCTCCTCACGGATCAGATCACGACCATCCTCCTCACCACCATGGACCACCCTGTCCTCCTCCTCATGGACCAGGTCACCACCACCCTCCTCACCACCATGGACCACCCTGTCCTCCTCCTCATGGACCAGGTCACCACCACCCTCATCACCACCATGGACCACCCTGTCCCCCTCCTCATGGACCAGATCACGACCGTCCTCCTCACCATCATGGATGGCACTGTCCCCCTCCTCCTGGACACCCTCCTCATCACTGTCATCACTATTACAGACATCATCACAACAAGACAAGCATATCAGGAAAGTATTTTCCATGCCATGTAACAGGAGCTGTCTATCGCATCCCAGTTCCAAATCAGCAGCATTCTCTCACACCTCCCATTGCAAACTTTCCTGAACTATCCCAATGCAACCTTCACTTTTCCAGCACTGGCTCAAAACTAAAGGAGATGGCAGAAGCTCCAGGCTTTCCAGATCTCCCTACACAATCAAAATCATGCCCCGGAAAACCCAAACTTGACCTTCCAAACATTTTGCCTTTATTTCCTTATAGCCTTGTAACAGAAAATTCTCCTATATGA